tatgtcctaatccttcctcaaagaaggaacgtcttttacacaatcttgatgtggttcgtgctttaaagttttatttacaagctacgaaggattttcgtcaaacatctgctttgtttgttgtctactctggacagaggagaggccaaaaggcttcggcaactactctttctttttggctgagaagcataatccgcttagcttatgagactgctggccagcagcctcctgaaagaattacagctcattccactagagcggtggcttccacatgggcctttaaaaatgaggcctctgttgaacagatttgtaaggcggcgacttggtcttcgcttcacactttttctaaattctacaaattcaatacttttgcttcttcggaggctatttttgggagaaaggtcttgcaggcagtggtgccttccgtttaagttcctgccttgtccctcccttcatccgtgtcctaaagctttggtattggtatcccacaagtaatggatgaacccgtggattggatacacctttacaagagaaaaaaaaaatttatgcttacctgataaatttctttctcttgtggtgtatccagtccacagcccgccctgccattttaaggcaggtgttttttatttttaaaactacagtcaccactgcaccctatagtttctccttttttcttgcttgtcttcggtcgaatgactgggggtggcagttaggggaggagctatatagacagctctgctgtgggtgtcctcttgcaacttcctgttgggaaggagaatatcccacaagtaatggatgaacccgtggactggatacaccacaagagaaataaatttatcaggtaagcatacattttgtttttctatgGATATCATGTGATGTATCCTCATTATACACTAAAATTCCTGATAATCAAGGTATAAGAACCTTTAAAGCATTAAGTACAGTTTGGAATATTCCAGATATACATGTGGATTTTTTAGCTAAGAGTATTTCATATAtactaacacacaactattttatatttgagatttttttttataaacaaatccaagggacagcaatggggaccaatATGGCCTCATCCTATGCAAACATATACATGGGAGATTATGAAAATTCAATGATCTGGAATGATCACCAGTTTAGGGCCAATATACAccaatattatagatatatagatgatattatcataaTTTGGAAGGGTACCCAGGAAGAAGCGAATAGAATACATGAATTTGAATACGTATAATCTTGAATTCACAAGTAAAATTTCAGTGAAGAAAATAGAGTTCTTGGATTTAGTGTTATATATAGACGACTCAAATAAAATAGCTGTGAGGAACTATAGAAAACCTACTGACAAAAATGGTTTCCTTCATACTTCTAGTGGTCACCTTCCAATATGAAAAAATAACATCCCCAATGGACAATTTAGACGGATACGAAGGAATTGTACTGATTTAAATAACTATACACAAGAAGCAGAGATACTGAgtgaaaaatgtattcaaaagGGGTACGAAAAACAAGCTATTGAAACATCTAGCCAAAAAGGACTGGAGTATGATAGAAGGATACTAttagaaaataaagagaaaaaaacatccctATTTGAGAAACAGAATAATAAAACTAAATGTATTACAACGTATAGTGAAGGAGCTTTTGGGATTAAATCCATTCTAAATAAACATTGAAATATTTTGTTAGCTGACGCTCTGCTGACAGGCCAATTAGATGAACGACCTGATGTAGTATATAGGAAGAATAGAGATCTGAAAAGCCTCATAGCTCCATCTAAattaaaaaccctaacacctaacagTGAGGGCACTATGTCCAACTGGTTGGCACTAAAACCAGGGACATATAAATGCTACAAAAAAGATTGTTGCTTATGccccattataaatacattttcaaattgCACTTGGAATTGGAATAGAACAAAAAACACTATCAAAGACAGAACAACATGTAATTCTACCTATGCAGTATATCAGTTGACATGCATTTGTGGAATGATATATATAGGGCGCACAAAATGAAAGATAAAGAGGAGGGTATAtgaacatttaaacaacattaaaaatgGTTTAGAGGGACATAGTGTGTCACAACATTGCAAAACTAAACATCAATGCAGCAGTGTAGGAATCATGTTTAAAGTTTTAGACCATATaaataatagtaatgataatagTAATCGTTTACTAAATCTTAGGAaagcagaaacaaaatggatacGCCAATTAGAAAGTTTAAATCCTAAGGGCTTAAATATCGATATAGATCTGCAAGCATTCATGGTGTAGCAGGAGAGAATGCTTACACATTACTAATACATGCACTCTCTGTCTTAGTAATTATTGTCCCCTAGTTTGTGCAATCCCTTTTTTAATGCATTCCTGTTAGTGTAGTATAATGAACTTTTGACTCAattgtcatatattttttatattttctctagATTTATAGTTAAAGAATTCTTTTGCATATACAATATGATATAGTATGTGTTTTAGAAAGATTAAAAGTTATGAATTTTAATATGAACTATAGGATGTAGgattttatagttatttattttagataagattgattttttaattcatttacattttaaagtatccATTATGGCATACGATTTAtgctttttgttaatatttttaacattgtaataatttaACATTCATGTATAAGTTTTATCTAGTGTATTGTATACTATGTATTATTTTAGTATGTATTTGTGATTTTATTGTATAATCAAATTCGCCactttgtgtataatatatatgtcatGCTATTTTAGCTTAAATTACATTGACATAATGCTCCGAATACGAAAGTAAGAGTAATGTGACATTGACCAATAAGAAGGGAGCCCGGTAAATTTAAATGCCGAACAAACAACAGTCAGGTATACAATACTCTGTTGATAAAGTTCACCCAGGTATGAACATAACGCATTCAGAAGAAAGCCACAGTTGGAATCTATTTCCACATTCGGTGAAAGCTTTTCACCTATAGCTGACAGCCGGGAACCACCAGAATCACTGGGTCTGTGTGAGAAAGTCTGGACAAATAGGAAACCAGTACCGCAATTCCAAACAGACATCTACAGAGGGAGCATAAGTGAGACGGCAGTGTAAAGACATATTACGTTCATATCTGATGCACATATCTTTTAAGTGTGCATTTTTAAGCTTCTATGTATGATCCAATAAAAGATAAATACAGTGAATCGTGGATGtgcttgttttttcttttcacagtAGCTTCTATGTGCAGTTTAGAAAATGTACAGAGCTGGGAGCATGCAAGCAGAATCCTGTTAATGAGAGATAAACAGATCAGGTAAGGCAGCTTCTATGTGTAGTTTAGACAATATACAGAGCTGAGAGCATGCAAGCAGGATTCTGTTAATGAGAGATAAACAGATCAGGTAAGGCAGCTTCTATGTGCAGTTTAGACAATATACAGAGCTGAGAGCATGCAAGCAGGATTCTGTTAATGAGAGATAAACAGATCAGGTAAGGCAGCTTCTATGTGCAGTTTAGACAATATACAGAGCTGAGAGCATGCAAGCAGGATCCTGCTAAGGAGAGATAAACAGATCAGATAAGGCAGCTTCTATGTGTAGTTTAGACAATACACAGAGCTGAGAGCATGCAAGCAGGATTCTGTTAATGAGAGATAAACAGATCAGGTAAGGCAGCTTCTATGTGCAGTTTAGACAATATACAGAGCTGAGAGCATGCAAGCAGGATTCTGTTAATGAGAGATAAACAGATCAGGTAAGGCAGCTTCTATGTGCAGTTTAGACAATATACAGAGCTGAGAGCATGCAAGCAGGATCCTGCTAAGGAGAGATAAACAGATCAGGTAAGGCAGCTTCTATGTGTAGTTTAGACAATATACAGAGCTGAGAGCATGCAAGCAGGATTCTGTTAATGAGAGATAAACAGATCAGGTAAGGCAGCTTCTATGTGTAGTTTAGACAATATACAGAGCTGAGAGCATGCAAGCAGGATTCTGTTAATGAGAGATAAACAGATCAGATAAGGCAGCTTCTATGTGCAGTTTAGACAATATACAGAGCTGAGAGCATGCAAGCAGGATCCTGTTAATGAGAGATAAACAGATCAGGTAAGGCAGCTTCTCTGTGCAGTTTAGACAATGTGCAGAGCATCTAGCTGGGCACATGCTGTTCAATGATGTACGTATGGAgtgcatattcttaaagggacattaaacagtaaataaatgctagatataatgatgtattcaaagctaaTTCTGAGAATATCTTGATGTATTTTTTCAACTCCAGAAATACTCAGTCTATCCACAAGCATTGGAGCACAATTAGAAAACATGCTGGCACTACACACCAGCTAGACTCAGATGCATACATCTGTAGATATGCAAGATGCCAATGTCCATCCAGGAAGGGACCTAGTGGCTGAGTAATGAATTAAACACATTCTCACAACACAATGAGTAGGACCCAAGATGTGACCCACAACACCTTCATAATGCATCAGACTGACAAATAAGAACAGATGACTATGAACAAAACTGGAAACAGGAGAAAACGTTATCCAAGAAGTATCTGATACAGGCACTGAGGAGTCACAAACAGGTGACACAGTAAAAGGGCAGGTAAAGGCAGAGGTTAGGAATGGTCTGGTAGCCAGGTACTGTCCCAAAAGAATAACCATTGTTCAGGCAGAAGGTCAGTAATGTTCTGGTAGTAAGGTACATAGGTTAATCCAATAGAACAGACAAAGTCAGGCAAAAAGGTCAGTAAAACAGAGTTTCAAACATAAAATTGTGCATTCAATAGTAACTAAAACAAATGGGCATCTGGCCACGTGGAACATCAGAATAAATACAAAGGTGGCATCCCCACTGTGTGGAAAGATGACTCCCTCAATCAAACCCAGTGTCAAAACCGCTGTCATTGCCAGGTAACTATACAGTTTGACAATGTCACCAAGTTTCCTAGAGCTGCTGGAGGGGTTGTGAAGAAACAGGTACATTATTGCACATCTGGTAGACATGTAAATATTTGAGGACCTACTGGACCTTAATGCAAATATTCCTCAGACCCCTATTTAGTGACACTTTTATCATCTGCTGTTAATCATTATGGAATAATAAAGTGTGCAAACAAAGGCTGTAGGCATTGTAAAATAACCATCTAATAGGGTTTTTAGAGTctatattccacacagacattgTTTGCACAAGATACCTGTCCCTAATTATCCTCaacagaagagattagataagagAAACACAGGATTTAACTTTATTACTATTGCTTTATTGAAACTCATGGAAATTGGACAGTTGCATTACATACAGGAAAGGGGaacacaagagaaaacaaaatgataTGGCAAAAGTTAcatacataattaaacactttatacTAAAATCTAAATGTGTTTAACACCCATTTAACCCCATAACTGCTGAACCATTTCAAAGCCCTTTGATGAGCCGTTTTCAAGCTTTTAGATGCTACTCACATTTAAGCTCTACTGGAAGTAATTTGCCAGTGAGAAACACATATAAAAAGACATGAGAAATCTACAACAAAAAGCATGACAAaatcatttttttactataatttaatTAAACAAGATTATAAACAATACAGTATGAGTTTTCACCCCTCAACTATAGTCAAAACATGTACGGATCTATAATTATATTAggtatcctttgtaaaataaaCAGAAGTGGAAAATAATTACGTGTTTTTCTATATCAGATAGCAATTAGAAatcaaaagtaaagaaaaaaaatattgtggttATATTTTAGCACAATGCATTTTTATGCATCCATTGGGGCTATCCTAAATCAGACAAGCTTTTAAAAGCCTCTAGCACTTTTGATGCCAATGTAGTGATTAATTTAAATTCCAGCTAGGGATACGCTGTTGCCTCAGGGATCACCTGACTATAATACACTCAACAGTACCTACAATTTAAATAAGGGCTTATCAAAATATATATGAGCCTTTgggcatatatatataggtatataatgtTGACCTGCACATAGGAGTCTCCTTACTATGCCTTCTACTTAAATAAATGCACACTGGTGATTACCAGGTGATCACTTGGCAATTTAAACCTATATAGGGACCCTGCATACCCCCAAGGATGATAAACACACAGGTTCATCTTGTAAGCACTTGAGACGAAGGAGGCCTCTTAAACAGCTCTAAACATACACTCCCTCATGACTACATGTAGTCACTATTAGAACTCTAGACATTGTGTGAATAGTGATGTTGGCTTATGCACTTAAAAGTTTAAGCTCTAATTTCCCTGGCTTCTTTTAATATGGATTTTTTGGTGCCTAGTAAAATGTGTTTTTagaataaaacatttcccacattcagaacataaaaatgctttctttcctgtatgaattttctgatgcctaataagagttgatttctcagtaaaacatttcccacattcagaacatgaaaatgctttctcccctgtatgaattttatgatgcctaataagatttgatttctcagtaaaccatttcccacattcagagcatgaaaatgctttctctcctctATGGGTTTTTTGGTGtgcaataagatttgatttctgagcaaaacatttcccacagtcagaacacgaaaatgctttctctcctgcatGAATTTTTTGAtgtgtaataagatttgatttccgcgtaaaacatttcccacattcagaacatggaaatgctttctcccctgtatgaactttctgatgtctaataagatgtgattttagaataaaacatttcccacattcagaacatgaaaatgctttttcccctgtatgtattttctgatgagtaataagatttaatttcagaataaaacatttcccacattcagaacatgaaaatgctttctcacctatatgaattttctgatgcgtaataagatttgatttccgagcaaaacatttcccacattcagaacatgaaaatgctttctctcctgtatgaacttTCTGATGCTTAATAACAGTTGATTTCTCAGTAAAGCatttcccacatacagaacatgaaaatgctttttctcctgtatgaatttttttatgcgcaataagatgtgatttctgagcaaaacatttcccacattcagggcatgaaaatactttctctcctgtatgaattttctgatgtgttataagatttgatttctcagcaaaacatttcccacattcagaacatggaaagaccttctctcctgtatgaattttctgatgtctaataagaactgatttctcagtaaaacatttcccacatttagaacatgaaaatgctttctccccgaTATGATATCTCTGATGAGTAATAAGATATGATTTttgattaaaacatttcccacattcagaacatgaaaatgctttttctcctgtatgaattttctgatgcctaataagatgtgatttccaggaaaaacatttctcacattcagtacatgaaaatgctttctcccctgtataaCATTTCTGATGtcttaaaatatttaatttcttggtaaaacatttcccatcttcagaacataaatttcccacttggcttctttgattttgaagaagattGAAACAAGTATCTGTATTTTCACCATGAGTAGGATTGCAACCTGTTGATAAGAAATATAATTGGTTTGCTATTAATTACATAATTATTATATGTTGAGGACATTTTAACTGTTCTGTATAAAGCTCTACTACAAGGATAAGGGGCAGGCTACGACCCCTACACCTTTCCCCAGCTTCATGCTATGTCTTAAGGATGGTTTACTACACAttaaggaatattttttatttatagcaaatataaaaaaattatttaacaaatatattttcagAAGTTCTCAGATCCAAATATTGTACAAATGTAGCAAAACACCTAAGAATCCCTAAAATCTCTAACAGACCACTATCCTTTTATtagcacacacacaaaacaattaAAAGCTATATagcaattaagaaaaaaaaatctttattttgtaaATTTATAAAGTGGGGGAGCCTAATGTCTAAATAACAATAATTGGAATAACCACTTTCCAAAGAGATGGAAATATGAAAGATATTTCGAAGTACTCGCAATAAATATCATCAACACATTTACATTCTCCCTCAGATAAAATTAGTTAAATCATCAGCTAAAACGTAACATTAAATTAATACATCTATAAAAATGAtaacacaaaacactttaaaatccAATAATTAAAATAACCAAAACACAAAATGGTTAACAGCCAATTCCTGAGGTAAACAGGAGTCTATTGACAATCAAAGGGAAAATTGTCAGGTCTACTTTTTAATCACGTATCAAACTCAAGTTTACTGCACAAACATTCTACTTGGGGACTTTCCTTGCACCATTCGCACTACGATTCTGTGAATTCCCATAAACTTGGGATTCTCAAAGGAGGCTTGGAAAAGCTCCGACTAGTCAAACACGCGTCAGTAGTGAGCCAAAAGCTATAGTGTATGAGAGGAGACTATttatatttattggcattttgatggtttgataattgttttattttgcctTTTCTTTTACTGCACGTCAAATTCACAGTGATAAGCCCACTACAGTACTTGGATATTGGTCCGAGGAAGAATGTAAATATATTTGATATTTATTGTGaggttattttaaaatattgtgagTGCCTATAAAAGGTTCTTTTTTTCCATCATTTTAAAGATCACACCTTGTATACGGTCTACAGATCAGGAGTCAACATTTATAGAAGcaaatacattacatatttttttaaagggacattaaaccctaatttttctttcatgattcagataaagcatacaatattaaatacattttgaatttacttctattatcatattttctttgttttcttggtgtcctttgttgaaaagcaggaatgtagctcaggagcgtgcacggatctgcagcactatttggcagcagttttgcaagaacagtagCAAGAGCggtagatggcagcactttttccggCAATGTAGCATTCCAGACATGagcacgttacctatctagatatctcttcaacaaagaataatgtgACACTGAAGCATATTTGCTCATAGACGTTAATTGAAacccttttttaaaattatatgctctgtctgaatcatgaaagaaaaaacaaaatttatgcttaccagatatattcctttctttcctggcagggagagtccacaaaataattcattacttgtgggaatatcaacacctagccaccaggaggaggcaaagacaccccagccaaaggctataaatatccctcccacttcccctatccccccccagtcattcgggcgagggaacaaggaaaacaaggagaaacatcagggtatagaggtgccagaataAAAGGTAAGCCGCCCAAAAAAGACAACGGGAGGGGTCaatgactctccctgccaggaaagaaaggaatttatctggtaagcatacattttgttttctttccaaaggcagggagagtctacgacttaattcattactgttggaaaccaataccctagctccagaggacactgaatgaataacaaacGGGAGGACAAAAAAAGAAggcagaccctaaactgagggcaccacagcctgtaacacctttttccaaaagctgcttcagctaaagcaaaaacattgaatttatagaattttaaaaaggtatgcaaggaagaccaggtagccgccttacaaatctgatctatggagacttcattcttaaaagcccaggaataagaaactgccctagtggaattagccgttatcctctcaggaggctgttgcccagccttctcataagcaaaacagatgatacttctcagccaataaGATAATGAAGtcgcagtggccttctggcccttgccTCTTCCAgcatataaaacaaacaaagaagagggtTGTCTGAAATCCTCAGTTGCCTGGAGATAAAAAAATTAAAGCACgcacaacgtccagattgtggagTAAAtgttccttcgagaaggattaggacaaatggaaggaacaacaatctcttgattgatgttgcaatccaagaccaccttaggcagaaatcctaatttggtacgtaaaactgccttattcgCATGGTATACCAAGTAAGGGggctcacactgtaaagcagatatctcagagactctgcgagcagaggcgatggccaacaaaaacagaaccttccaggatagaagttgaagatcaacagaatgcataggctcaaacagagcttgcTGCAGAaaacgaagaacaagattgaggctccatggtggagaaacaggtttaaatacaggcctgattctaaccagagcctgaacaaaggactgtacatcaagAAGGTCTGCCAATCTCTTATGCAGTAGAAccgacagagcagaaatctgacccttaagagaactagctgacaggcccttttccaaaccatcctgaagatgcGAACAATGACTCGAGGTAAGAGAGCCAacggaggaaaaatatatatgagtttgaacctccaaggaACCTCTAACGCGTCCACCAATTCCACCTGAGGATTCCTCAATCTCAACCTGTACCTGAGTAGCTTGCTATTGAGACAAGAAGCCATGAGGTCAATTTCTCGAACCCCCATCTGAGAGTTATTTCAGAGAACACCTCAGGGCATAAAGACCACTCCCCTGGgtaaaaagattgtctgctgaggaaatccgcttcccatttgtccactcccatgatgtggattgcagatagcaGACAATTCCGCCATTGCAGCGTTCGAGGCACGTCCAtaatcgctagggagcttcttgttcctccctgatgatttatgtaagcgacagaagttatattgtctgattgaaatctgatatacCGGGCAGAACAAATttgaggccaagccctcagagcattgttaaTGGCCtgaagttccaagatgttgattggAAGAGATGATTCTTCTCTGGAACAAATCCCCTGAGATTTCCTGGgactccagactgctccccagcctgaaagtctggcatctgtagtcacaatctcccaggatggtctcaagaagaacATGCctagagacaggtgatcttgacagagccaccaagagaaagAGTCTCTCGTTAGTTTGTCCagaacaatctgttgagacaggtttaagtgatctccgttccattgcctcagcatgcataattgtacaGGTCGAAGATGTAAGCGAGAAAAAGGAATGTCCATGgaagacaccatgagaccaatcatttccatacactgagcaactgaaggGTTTAGGGTGGCCTGAATTGATCGACAAGCCGACACCagcttggaacgtctctgatccgtcagaaagatcttcatagaGAATGAATCGATTATAGTTCCTAGAAAAATAACCCTGGTGCTGggaaacagggaactcttttctagttttatcttccatccatgtctccgaaggagacacagaagagagaCTGTCTGACATCTTGCTTGAGAAAAAGATGAAgattgaaccaagatatcatccaggtaaggagccactgcgatACCCTGGGATCTGGCCACTTcgtaaatattctgggagcagcAGCTAAGCCAAATGGTAGGGCTctgaactggaaatgctggtccagaaatgcaaactgcaggaactgaaaatgatctttgtggatcggaacatgaaggtatgcatcctttaaatcgattgaagtcatgaactgtccttcctgaatcaAGGGACGGATggacctgatagtctccattttgaaggagggaaacctgagaaacttgttgagacatttcAAGTCCAGGATTGGTCGATAAGTCCTTTCCTTTTTgcaaaccacaaagaggtttgcgTAATAACCTAGACCCCTTTCTGAGGCGGGCACCAGGACGATTACTCCCAGAGAGGAAAGGTCCCGAAAACAATCTATGAAAGCTgacctcttctctggtcttgaagacagtcttgaaaggagaaatctgccccttggaggacaagatttgaaccatattttgtatccctgagattACATCtaacacccaaggatcctgaacatcctgaaactaAGCCTCTGAAAAAAGGACTGTCTGTCCCCTACTCAaaccgatcccagatcgggggccgcctcttcatgcagatttgttgtctgtgggcttcttggtctgcttggatTTGTACCCTTGGACTGTTCAGGCTTGTAGGATGATTGAGTCTGGTGGGTCTTGTCtgaacgaaaggagcgaaaattagagaACTGACGTTCCTTAGGTCTAACTTTCATATCCTGGGGGAGAAATGAACCCTTTCCCCCCGTAACAGTGGAAATTATGGAGTCCAGACTATTTCCaaataaaaccttccccttgaatggtaaggaaaggagtctggattttgaGACCCTATCAggggac
The nucleotide sequence above comes from Bombina bombina isolate aBomBom1 chromosome 7, aBomBom1.pri, whole genome shotgun sequence. Encoded proteins:
- the LOC128666707 gene encoding gastrula zinc finger protein XlCGF57.1-like, which produces MDVTPSDGSAGEHGGEPDVCDLVKTEEDEVPINTATGCNPTHGENTDTCFNLLQNQRSQVGNLCSEDGKCFTKKLNILRHQKCYTGEKAFSCTECEKCFSWKSHLIRHQKIHTGEKAFSCSECGKCFNQKSYLITHQRYHIGEKAFSCSKCGKCFTEKSVLIRHQKIHTGEKVFPCSECGKCFAEKSNLITHQKIHTGEKVFSCPECGKCFAQKSHLIAHKKIHTGEKAFSCSVCGKCFTEKSTVIKHQKVHTGEKAFSCSECGKCFARKSNLITHQKIHIGEKAFSCSECGKCFILKLNLITHQKIHTGEKAFSCSECGKCFILKSHLIRHQKVHTGEKAFPCSECGKCFTRKSNLITHQKIHAGEKAFSCSDCGKCFAQKSNLIAHQKTHRGEKAFSCSECGKWFTEKSNLIRHHKIHTGEKAFSCSECGKCFTEKSTLIRHQKIHTGKKAFLCSECGKCFILKTHFTRHQKIHIKRSQGN